In Gossypium hirsutum isolate 1008001.06 chromosome A10, Gossypium_hirsutum_v2.1, whole genome shotgun sequence, the DNA window AGATACGCGgattcctcccaaacacaccagaatatccaacccaaacacacccggaatattataaatcctccataacacaccagtatatcatatcctcccaaacacacccataaggcattaaatgcctcttcagataaaccgaagtatataataacagaaacatcttctcggccgaactacaaatctcctcatcacatcacaaacccaatggcatgccatttgtatccaatctggtccgatactgttaataggatATTTGAttcactttttcaatttaataaatctttcatcaatataccattctaaTAATCACGTAttttcacacattttcacaatttcatacattttcattcaattcaacaaatatatttcaattattcacattaattcataatcaaatacaactcaattcacttttcaatatcaaatattcaattatcacaaatctcatatattcatatcaattccctcatatttccaatcaatataatttttcaatataacattcattcaatattcaaatttttacatagatcatatatatatatattataatttcaatcaatataaattcaatcaaaatgatttcaatcaatataaatttgataaattcatcacataccaaaatcaatccatttcaattgtaaaacatcataattttaacactaacaattgtcatatgtatataaatataacaaataatgactgagttcggattatagaaatacaaaccgaattTTCTGAGCTTTTCCAAGCTTTTCCTCGTCGACTTTGCTATTTCCTTACTTAGCCGAAACTTCTCGAGACAACATTAGCTAcgggaattaaaacaattcatattcgttaattcactactaatttatatctaattaatacaatttttattcaatttctattttaatttcaatttaatcttaactagattcacttactttttctatctcaattcatacttcatttctattcaatttttaaccaaacttagacataattatctatttttcatcataaaaccataatttcgaaattctttcaatttagtccttaaagcataaaacttatgaaccactttacaatttaatccttatttcatttctaacttgaatttctatcaatttagcccttaattcatctttttattcaaaaagaataatatctaaaaatctaacaactttcaaaattttcacttaaatcaagtagtattcatctctaggattccataaactcaaaatttacaagaaaatgggctaaattgacttaccaaattaactatGAACCTTGAAaccctaaatttttctttttctttttctttctttctttctcccctgtttcttctctgtttcgtttccacattctgtttcttttcactctgtttctttcctttatttccttttttatttactttacttttaataataatatataatatacttatataataagcaaACATATATGTCTATTACAAGTGTATGTATATCATTGGTAcacataaatttttttaccacacacttgtcttacttttattcattttataatataatatcaatttaaataataataacaataacaataataattaaatataaaactataataaataataatttaatatatattttaacacataaaaatctcagatttttaggtttatgccgcctcacttaggaaaaatggcataattgccattttggtcctcttcattttcttttaatctacaattcaactttcatcttttattcaatttagtcatttttcctaattactcttaattaagctaaatttacttaattaaactttaattaaccactcattttacttcgtaaatatttttattaaaaatatttacgaatccatttttcaaaaaCAGAGACCCTAAAATACACTGTTTCAGTAACACTAAAATTCGAGTTATTACAACATGATTAAGCCACGATTGCCTGAAAAGTGAAGGTGGTGCCACCGATGTGTTAGGTAGTATCAGCAGGtactattaaaaaaaactaatttttgtAAGTAAATTTTCCTCCaacccattttcataattaattaatatatttatataaaaaaagtccactgattttaataaaatgagttttgttttatgtttttgaacattatttcataaattttcaaaatcaattaaaatattaagcaaataaaaaaccaatcaaccaatggcttaaataatattatgttcgaaaaatattttgatatagtgttttgaagttattttcacagttttaaatataaaatatttatttttacataataaaaaataaaattaattataaatcaaacaaaaaatagaatccaattcaatttgaaaaaccataatattttaacttatatttCATAGACGGTCCAAACATTTTGATTCGAATAAGTTTTTGGTTTCTTAATTTTTCTTGATCATCAGAGATTGTTGATTCAAATCAAATCTATTGAATTCAATGGAAACCattatattttgattaaattgggAATCGAGCAAAATTAGATCTTTAAATAAGGGAAAGCTTTAAGATGTTGTTTTCTCTATTTACAAGACGTGCACTAGATACTTTACTTAAAAGAAATCAAACTCCTTATCATCCGATCCAATAAATAAGTAAAGAAGAAGATAAAGTTAATAGCACGAAAAAGCCTTACCCAAAAAAGATTCTTTCACTTTTACGAATTATCTCAATTTCTtagaaatttcaaatattttcagCATAACTTGACAACAACCAAATTCcataataaatgaaaaagaatcaataaataaacataaaaagggGGGATTCATAGAATATAGGATAAACGTGCCCTTGAAGAAGCTGACTGGCTTGCAAATGCAAAGGTCAACAACACAAAGCATATGTTAAAACCAGATACATTCACAAACGGGAAAAATTCGATCCAATAGGGAAGTAACTCATCGGAATTGGTGGGCTTTTCTTAGCTTTGCTTTCCTTCAATTTAGCCTTACTAGCAGTGTTAGCTTTGATCGACGACGGTGAACCCTCCTCTACTTGAGAACCAGAGAAACAACTGAAGAAACTGATCAAGAGAGCCATGAAAAAATTAGGGTTAGCTTGCACAACTTTGAGGACTGATTCTTTTGCAAGAGCCGAGTAGTAGTAGTTGTTTGTTGGAACATGATATTCTTGGTGGTCTGGTCTCTTTATATAAGCAGGCTGTTGGGTTGTAAGAGAGGAAAGGACATGCATGGAACCTGGACTGATGTTGTAGCTTTCAGGTTGTTTTTGGTGTGTTCGAAGAAAGGACTAAGAAGGTATGTGGCGTTTCATGCATGGTAACAAGCATGAAAAAGAAAGGGTTAAGTTGAAATTTCAACACAGTGCTCATAGTTGACTATTATCATCTTTGTAATTAAGTTAGTAGCCAATGTAAACCATTTCAAATTAAATGACGTGTACTTTTGGGGATGTTAcgtatatgaaaaaaaaattgtcacaCAAATATTTACTGAAATACcatgataaaaaaattttcagTATTCCGTAAATCAATGAAGAGTACAGGAGAAAATACTCTTAGAACAATAAAACTCAAAACTCgtatacaaatttttttaaaagagttCAATTGGAAAAATATAACAGAGTTTTACTGGAAAACCTAATTTATAAAGGAATACGCCACCACGAGTGATAATTGTTAGATAAAATAGTTCAATTAACTAGAAAAATAGATAgcatccttaaaattttcggttaatcgattgattaattgaaatatttcggtttgattaatttttttgcaaaaatttcGGTTCAGTTAACAGTTAAAGAATTAAAaagttcggttaattcagttaatactAATTCAGTTAACTATTTGAACACCCTTACGTCTGACACACCGGCGATACTCATTTAAaagaactttttaaaatttatcagtGGTGCAACCTAACATGCCGGTGGcactcattaaatttttttttgtcctagctttttcttttttctgacttttttttatttaaccgGTGTCACCTGACACCCTAACAAcaccattaaaaaataattttttattttattttttttcaccgGTATACCTATATTTTTATTGGCATTTTGGATAAATACATACCAGTGCCGCTTGACAGTAGCGAtacaaaaaaattcttttttttttaaatcacatgATTGAGCCATGATTGCATGAAAAGGGAGGGTGGTGCCTCTAATGTGTCAGGCAGCATTGACAAGTACTGTTAAAAATaactcatttttataaataatattctCCCAACCCACATTCgtaattaactaataattttatattatttatataaaaaacttatttaaataaaataacttttgttttatatttttggatAAAGTTTCAAAATCAATAAaagatattaaacaaataaaaaaaaacaatcaatgACTTATATagtgtttgaaaaatattttgatacaGTGTTTTAAACTTATTTTCACAGTGTTATATATAACACATTTATTTTtacatcataaaaattaaaattaattataaatcaaataaaaaatagaatccaattcaatttgaaaaatataaatttttaactgATATTACATAGATAGTCCAAACACTTCGATTCAGATAActttttagtttttctatttttcttgatcaTCAGACATTGCTGGTTCAAATGAAATCTCTTGAGTTcaatgaaaattattatattttgtctGAAATTTGTTGGTATTCAATAGTCATATTGTATTCTGGCTAAATTGTGAATCGAACAAAATTAGATCTTTAAACGAGAGAAAGCTTTAGGATGTTGTTTTCTTTATTCACAAAACGTAAATTAGAGACTTTATTTAAAAGGGAATCAAACTCTTTACCATTCGATCCAATATATAAGAACCGAAAAAGATAGAGTTAATAGCAAGAAAAAGCCTTGCCCaataaaaaaaaaggcaaaaattACTGTATATTCCTttcaaattttgtgaaatttctaATTAATACAaagattttttagatttttccaACAACAATATTAGAGCAAGCTGGGCCTTTTACCCTTTTGTTTTTGCTGCTTGAGTTTATAAGCTTTTGGgctgttttatttttgaaatattaattataatttcattttaattatattgaaatttattatttaaatattttatataaatagatttagaaTTAAACTAAAAGAATTATGAGAAATTTCTTAGAAATTATAAacataacttgaaaattatattgattataatttcattttacgaaTTATCTCAATTTCTtagaaatttcaattattttcaaGATAACTTGGCAGTAACACAAATTATAACACAAATTGCTTATTAatggaaaaaaatcaaaaatcaataaATAGACATAAAAAGCGGGGGGGGGGGGTTCATAGAGTATAGGATAAAGGTGCCCTTGGAAAAGCTGATATTCACAAACGAGAAAAATTCGATCCAATAGGGAAGTAACTCATCGGAATTGGTGGGCTTTTCTTAGCTTTGCTTTCCTTCAATTTAGCATTACTAGCAGTGTTAGCTTTGATCGACGACGGTGAAACCTTCTGTAGTTGAGAACCAGAGAAACAACTGAATAAACTAATCAAGAGAGCCATGAAAAAATTAGGGTTAGCTTGCACAACTTTGAGGACTGATTCTTTTGCAAGAGACAAAGTACTAGTAGTTGTTTGTTGGTGGTCTGGTCGCTTTATATAAGCAGGCTGTTGGGTTGTTAGAGAGGAAAGGACATGCGTGGAACCTGGACTGATGTTGTAGCTTTCAGGTTGTTCTTGGTGTCTTCGAGGAAGGTGTGTGGTGTTTCATGCGTGGTGAACAAgcatgaaaaagaaaaggttaagTTGAAATTTCAACACAGTGCTCATAGTTGACTATTATCATCTTCGTAATTAAGTTAGCAGCTTATGTAAACCATTTCAAATTCAATGACGtgtacatatataaaattataaaattttggagggGTAAGTTAAAAAATTTGTTTTGTGTTGTGTTGTGTTTAGTGTCACGCGACTAAAATTTAAATCTTGTAAACTCCGCAATTTTAGCTAGAAACTTAGCTTCAAATATGCAGAAGTTAACTTAACTTTCGAAAGTaagaattcacaaaaaaaattctTCAAGTCATCAAAATAAAGCGGAAGCAAAATCAAAGTGGAAAAGTAACGAAAGAACCAAAAAAGCCATAAGAACTTTGAATGAAATGTTTACAAATGAGGGAGAACGCCTCGATTTAAAGTTGAACTCCCCTAAATCTAACAATACTGTCTAAATTACATCAACGATCAAAACTAAAGTCTATTTATAAGATAAGAGTCTTAAGCGATTTAAACTCTATATAATATTATCCTGTAGGATTTACAATATTCACcatggtaactctagttttactaatTTAGTGTTCCATTAGACCACCAACGCTTCAAATAGATAGGTTTCTCTATATATTTTACAAATCGAACCAGTTCAAATGAGTCGATTGAGCTCCATTTAATCGTTAAGCTTTATTGGATGTTCTGTGTCCTTTGATTCGTGGTCCATGGCATTAGGGCTATCTTACTTTGTTTTGATTTTCTTGtgttaataaaatgataatttttttattggtcaATATACTCTGCATAAGTCGTGAATTTAGTCATTGTAgtttaatttggtcaattttaatccttatacttttttgaattttgaaatttaaatcctAACCCAAACCGTAACAGTTAAATGGTTAAACTCTACTATTAGTCATATAATATGTTTGTAGATTTTATCCGTGTTTTCTAATTACACCATTATTAATatctatattttttgaattttgaaatttcattcttAGCAGGGCAAAGGGAGGGGTCGGACATTGGCCacccaaaattgaaaatttttgttttagaccctgtaaattttataaatttataaattaattcacgataaaattatagtttagctccccaaaataataaaatcttgATTTAGTCtctcaaaaaattttgaaaatataaatcaatataaTGGTGAAATCGTATTTAGCTCTCatcaaaatatataacataatGCCGCCTCcagaaaaattttctaacttcaccCTGATtcttaatctttatactttttcAATTGAATCATTTCATTTGatgattaatttaattgaataaattaagtaaagtTAATTTGATTCGATTAAATCAGTAACTAATTAACGATTGATTGAACCGAATATTCATTGGTTTAACTAAAGTTATAATTTGCACTTAACACACGTTCTTAATGAAAAAATATAGCGACACATTTgagtgataaaaataatttttccaaatatcaataataatgaAATTTCTTACAAAAGAATACACTAAACTCACTAAACTCTAACAGTAGATTTCCTGAACAAACATTATTAACCTTGTCGAAGATGAAAACAAATTAATACAATtctcaaaataaaaaacaaagagtTGATTAAATACAGAGAAAACGTGCTCTTAAAGAAGCTGACATGCATGTAAGCATATGTTTCAACTCCAACATCGGACTTGAGACCAATCTGTCTCGGGACATGAGCGTTTAAAGTAGGGATTCCAACTTATACTACTTCAACCAACAGCTTTCATAACAGGGAAAGTTTTGATCCGATAGGGAATAGGAGGGTTGTTCTTAGCCTTGCCTTCCTTCAGTTTAGCATCACTACCTGCTTTAATAATGGTCGATGATGATGGTTGAGTGTCTTCTCCTTGGGAAGCTAGCTTATTAGAACCAGAGAAGAAACAAGTGAAGAAACTGGTTGAAAAGAAAGCCATTGAAAAAAGATTAGGGTTTACTGAGCAGTGTTTTTTATTTTGCTGTGTTGTTGGATATGATATTGTTGGTGGTGTCTTATATAAGCAGGGTGTTGGGTGGCGGTTAGGAAGGAGAGAGGAAAAGTGGATATAAAATGATGCATGGATCCTGGACTGTTGAAGTAGCTTTCAGGTGCCTTCTTGGAAACAAAGGCTGTGGTGTTTTTTTCATGAGTGTCCAACAAGCAAAAGAGGAAGAAAGGGTCAAAGTTAAAAATTCAGCAGAGTTCATTGTTTTGACTAACTATGATCTTCATTATTAAGCTGTTCgttattttagggtttagttgatgtctttttcaaataattatcaaattaataaaGTATAAACAGATCAAAAATTagaataatcaaaattaaaactctcACATAACAATCGTTTAAGTATATAGATGAGTGTAAGGAATCCCAACAAAAACTTTGAGTAGAATCATTTAAAGTCTAAACTTTTAACTCGATTCTTCAAGTGAATCATTTCAAATTTCaatcatttcaaacaaatttgaatgaaaatgaattaaaatcaaTTCGAATACAAATTGTTAACCTTTTATAACTAAATCGAATTAAAACTAATATAACCATTGATTTGTCTTCTCACCTTATAACCTCTTGCAATTCATTCAAGAATCATATCTTCAAATTTGAGCTACAATGTTATTTCTTGATTCATCATTTTCCACTAATCAAAATATCTTAACTAAAAGCATAGAAATACCATTAGGAATCAGTGATAAAGTTAGTTTCAGACATTAAATTTACAGAAAAACAAAGGTTCCAAGTTCAGACAGTTAAAATAACTGTCATCGTAAAGGGCAAAGCATTTACTCAAGCAAACACCATATAGAATTTACACCTTTTCTTTTAGCTATATATACATAAGCTTCTTTCTGCATTGCATTGAATCAAGCTAAAAGTAAAGGGGAACCAAATGTGTTTTCTCCACTGTAAGTCATGTAAAGAAAACCATCTTCATCCCTGTTTTCCTCGTAAATAGCGGACATCAAGGCGGCTGCGtcgaaaataaagaaacaaataagcCTCACAACTAGAACCCAAAAAAAATGGGTAAAAGTAACCATAGCACCCCTCCAATAGGAGTcggatcaaagagcaaattgatatTTTCTGTTAAAAACTGACGTAGTTGACAGAAAACCCAAACAATTATATGTGACGTGCCATGTGCATCTCTTGATACATGGACCAacttttaacagtaaaaatgaatggaacttttaacaaaaaaatcaatttgctcattgatctaacatataaggactaattagcccattttttgagtagaggggtCAAAATGCTATCCGACTCCTAGTACAAGAACTTCAATGGTACTTTTACCCAAAACAAAAAATGATTTGAGTTATACAATACTTGGAGCTATAACGTGTTCATATAACTCACCAGTAGGTGGGAGAGTGTTCTTCACAAAGACAAATATAGCTTTCTCGGCACTAAGCTTAATCCTTTTACGAACAACATAAACAAACTGCCCCACAGTCAAATCAGCAGGAACGAGATACCTGAAGCCATGATCGAAGAAGAATATTGAGAAAAAGAACATTGACCGGGATAAGAGTAGGTTTATCTTGCTCAATTCTCGAGAACTCGTTAACATTGATGATCCAAGCAGATAATAGACACGAGATATCGTTCACTAGAAAGTGAGTTTGGCAAGTACATATCATACTACAACGAGAGATTTCAATATAAAGAAGGGAAAATGCTACTAACTTCTTTTTGTCAATATCGGGAATGTCACTTCGTTCGGCTTTCTCGACGATGACCTGCATTGATTACTCATTAGCATTCAAGAACATTAAGAGACTAATATGGGATAAAGAAATCAGCAGAATGGGAAGATGGTAACTCAAATATTCTTACGGGAATTCTGTCGGGATACTTTTCCCTGATTCGACCAGCTTCAGCCTGTCTCCTTTCTGAGAAAGGGAAATTTTCGAAAGGGGTGAATGAGTACTTACCGAAATTTTCTTCGATTAAATCGGATCAAAGAATAGGAGAAACATGACAAAACAAGGAAGATGCAGTAACTAGACTCAAAATAGGCGAGACAAATTACGACCAGCCAACCGACAAGACAAGGCTTAAGGAAATGAGAGTATCTTGCTGGTTGGTCGAACCATGGTAGCAGAAAAGGTCTCCTATATGATGGAGGTCCCGAGTTAAAAGGCTAGGAAGGCACACCTTTGGGTGACAAAGCCGATGGTCATTCAAAAACAACCCAATCAAACTACCCCCAAATTGATCCAATTGAGCCAATCAAACTACTCTTCCTAAAATTGAAATCTAGTCCCTATACTTCTATTTCTAGGAATTCAGTTCCTCTAGTTTTCCAATTGTTAACACTACAAAAATTATTCTGTTAAATTTACATTCATTACAATATTATTTTCCTAGTTTTTTATtccaaaatgtcacaccaacaaatttaaccaaaaaaaatttaaaatatcttaaCAATTgaacctgaattttaaaatttgaaaagtagagactaaattcttagaaataaagGTAAATAGGCTAATTTCCAAATTTGAGAAGAGTACAGGGACtgatggcatattttaaccaaaagtataccaattttctaaattttccaGACAATGTTCGAAGATAACAGATAAAGAATAAGaatcaataataattatatcCTTTTGGATCAATTTTACAAATCAAAAAGATAAAACAAAGAATACCCAAAGCAAATCTAATAGCTACAATCAAGCAGAAAATTCGACATTCATAAAAGGGGAAAACAGAAAAGATTAGGGGAATCAAGGAAGCTAACCCAAAGGATGTTCAAGCTTGAAGGAACTTTTCGCCATTGCAAAATTTAACACCTGATTATATATTCACTGTGAATTAGGGTTTCTAAAttagagaaaaaggaaaagaaaaggcgaaaacatatgtatgaaagtaaAAAATTGTCCAAAATAGctttcagaaaagaaaaaaaaaatacccaACACGGAAACAACAAGGAAAAAGCTTCAAGAAATTAGGGTTTCAATATTGATTGATTGATCGCtcaagaggaaaaaaaaaggatcGGTTTCAACTTTCAAGCAAagaaatttataagaaaaattcagaatttatATAATGAAGGGGAGATTTTTGAGGCAACAACAAGAAAACCTTCAAATGGTTTTACTTAAATTCGAGGCGAAAACACGAAACCAAAAAGCTTAAGGGGGAATTTGTGAATCGAATTATTCATTGGTGAAATTTCCCTATTTGTTGCCCTTGCCCCGGTTACAAGGaatctaattcaacaaattttgctattagtccatgtagtatgtataaattatgtatatagtccctatactttaaatTGAccaaatttaatctctatacttatGGAATTGATCAACTTTAGTCCTTGCATATTctttgaactttaaaatttctattcTAACCCAATCGGTAGCAATTAAATATGTTTGATTaaatttttctattaatattATACAATGCTtgaagttgtagatttagtttatattctccaatttgatcatttgtgtTTTTTATCAATGATGTTTAAACCAATTTGAATCGATCAGTTGGGCCAATTGGATCGAAAACAAATCGGGTTATCAGTTCAAAAATAGCCATTACATTAGTTGACCCAAGAATCAATAAGGGTCGATTGAATCAAGCAAAAAAAGATTGAACTGGTTGAaacgaaattttttatttttttaataatttatttaattgaaccagATGGGTTGGTTGGATCGATAAATCGGTGACCAAACTGGGTCGATCAGTGTTTGGTTTTAAAAACCTTGTTTTTTTAtacctttcaattttgaaaatttagtctTCATATAAACAGGGTGAATCCAAAAAAATTTTTAGGggcagaattaaattataaaagtttgagaggtcaaaatgcaattttatcatgtattaatttattattacattattttttaaaggatttaaCAAGTTTTTTTTAGTCAAAGTGCAGTTTgaccatatatttatttatcatttaaacaTTTATTAAGGGTTTCCataacaatttttttcatttttaagggGCCTTCAGTTCGTCCTTGGATACAAATGAAGTCATCAATTTCGTTAGCTGACGATTTTTTGTTAATAATATGCGGAATAACAAATTAATATGACATTGTACATGTGATAATATATCTGTcttatacaattttaaaaataataaaatttaattttatgaatttagtaGCTACCGTTTAGTCAGGTATGGACtttaatcataatttatgcataaCATAAGGAGTAACGAAAAAATTTAACCTAATCTAATTGGGACTGCTCAGCTAAAGTAATAAAGTAAGCTTAAGTTAGTTTAGATATCTTTTTAATTAGGAATAAATATGAAAACtaaacataaactttaattttttataatgttatacataaaacttttatttaattcgatTTTCATAAATTAGCACAATTTACGTTGATATATTACatacataaacaattatattggtctaatatgaaaataaatgtgtatgtataaaccataattcaagtttcatatatataattataccaaatcaaagttcatgtattaaattgtatattagatcaaaattcatatataaatttgatatttctcCTTTATGATTATCATTGAAGTTTGGGCTCCAATGGGCTGCCATAAACAATAATAAAGGGGGTTGGTTTAGAATTTGATGGGCTTTCTTACTAGTTGATAAGATTTATAGCAAATAAACTTGGATTTAAACATGTGACTGAAATTTTAGGTATAATATTTGGGTTCATGGAGTTCGGATTATTTTTTATTCGGGTTTTAAATTTGGATCGGATTATTCGGATTTTGATCActttatattcaaataatttcgATTTAggttattttttgttttgatcattTTAGTTTGAATCGTGTTCATGTTTAACGGATTAAAGTTATTACTTTTAAAGTTATTGTCAACcctataaaagaataaataattaaaactcttgtatttttttattaaaaagaccccaaaaataaattttatgtgtTGGCTTGATGGTCAAAGTGTTCACTTCCCTAAGTGAGGTCTGAGTTCAAATCATGTTGCGATTAGGGGTTCACCCTGTTATTGTAATTCCCAAAAAATTCTTTCTCATTTATATTAATTGCTAGTCCAaattttgaaaggatttaaataaaaatataatgtcTGTTTAAAGTTTAAGTCGGGCTCGAACATTCAAAGCTCAAGTCCAATTCAACCGTATCCGTTTTCtatgtttataatatattttattatgttatatatattagatcatttataaaaaaataaaaattaaatctacggtaatatataatacaataatttaaatattaaagaatttagtctttatactttttaaattggTCTATTCTAGTCATTGTACTTTTGAGTTTGAGTCTTGGTACAAGTAGCAATTA includes these proteins:
- the LOC121208537 gene encoding autophagy-related protein 8C; the encoded protein is MAKSSFKLEHPLERRQAEAGRIREKYPDRIPVIVEKAERSDIPDIDKKKYLVPADLTVGQFVYVVRKRIKLSAEKAIFVFVKNTLPPTAALMSAIYEENRDEDGFLYMTYSGENTFGSPLLLA